The proteins below are encoded in one region of Tolumonas auensis DSM 9187:
- a CDS encoding tape measure protein — translation MSNQNLKLALEIAAKVSGRDDISAMTKEVSNIGPVSEKVSQKANVLAEKLDELSSKRDLIDNFNKSAAALRLLEVATAASKAKLDALKQSEDSAGTASDQFAEKERMLAGEVKQLESQLMRQSATHTKLDTALRQNNINVSSLASEQNRLQLEINQTVDRTAQLGQRMTGVSSSAETFGGKVASITTRLLAMAGAYFGINKITESIKEMFSQGDKAELLQTQMNAVMGSIESGEAATKWIQEFARKTPLQLDEVTQTFTRLKAFGLDPMDGSLQAVVDQSYKLGKGFEGVQQVSLALGQAWAKQKLQGDEILQLVEAGVPAWDLLSKATGKNTYELQRLSEQGALGRDVIKQLMDEIGKGAAGSAAANMGTLSGLVSNARDNIDLFYRKVAESGALDWLKDQLSSLNNEVQKMVDDGRLDKYAKQISDFLVKTGESTKGFILNIGGSFDGLINATTFTIQGLRILFNTFTLSIKAAATAAMVPLLGFAKMLDGMAAAAEALHLDGLAGKLRFASGAIKAEFDAFAAAAKEDMGDIADASSKLAGEHKTATNAMKDSMQDASDKSDQTSQKIISNSNDVQDAAAGSTDKVGEFFSKLGIDAEQASGRVGTAVTEIHDGLNLVMEKGNVAGSAIAEALSKGFSSSKNKAEIELLLADMEKMHSAGQLVGDAYAESLGKATDAAKKLSTTNADGMKMYVDLLNQQKAAYEDLYRTTGLEKYAVKVGEVNTELNKTLKTLEANKLQSNNLEDAFNKLGITSTAAFEKMEAEAKAAYDQIANSGDASLEQQQAAFMKYAAASLNATNAAGKLPDPLLASKAAAVGLSGALEKLKSDLNKTGAAAETAAKQQDVFAYDTKRNAEGASTAVTTATAKTALFKSEMIDAGKASTYMGMSISDLNKEVNKQDATIQRLRHTVGVIPDSFGQWMLSINKASIETYKFYENAARGTIEIKKLQTALASNPSETLINRAEGAVKKYKELGEQNLSGLRSAISAARSQMDSLNSSVQSTLNSLRDEMDQMSNNQVSIENRRYQAQVADLNAKLEEARALKDSKSIADMREALQLAQQIHNQKLATISAEKAAAAGNAASNNTTSSNNSNTASSSTSESNKKITVELTSAAGNAEVSVNSESDLNALLNLIKQHGMRTR, via the coding sequence ATGAGTAATCAGAATTTAAAATTAGCCTTAGAAATCGCGGCTAAAGTTTCTGGTCGAGACGATATTTCAGCAATGACCAAAGAGGTCAGTAATATTGGCCCGGTCTCTGAAAAAGTGAGCCAGAAAGCTAATGTCTTGGCTGAAAAGCTGGATGAGTTATCGTCGAAGCGTGACTTGATTGATAACTTCAATAAGTCAGCAGCTGCTCTGCGACTGCTTGAAGTGGCTACTGCAGCAAGCAAAGCTAAGCTTGATGCACTAAAGCAAAGTGAAGATAGTGCCGGAACGGCCTCTGATCAATTCGCTGAAAAAGAACGGATGCTGGCCGGTGAAGTGAAGCAGCTGGAGTCTCAGCTGATGCGGCAATCCGCAACACATACCAAACTGGACACGGCACTCCGCCAAAATAATATCAATGTAAGTAGTCTGGCATCTGAGCAAAATCGTCTGCAATTGGAAATCAATCAGACAGTAGATAGAACGGCTCAGCTCGGTCAGCGCATGACCGGCGTCAGCTCATCGGCTGAAACATTTGGCGGTAAGGTGGCAAGCATAACCACCCGTTTGCTGGCGATGGCTGGAGCTTATTTCGGTATTAATAAAATCACCGAAAGTATTAAGGAAATGTTCAGCCAGGGTGATAAAGCTGAATTACTGCAAACACAGATGAATGCAGTGATGGGAAGCATAGAGTCTGGCGAAGCTGCAACAAAATGGATCCAGGAATTTGCCCGTAAAACACCGCTTCAATTGGATGAAGTGACACAAACATTTACCAGGCTGAAAGCGTTTGGCCTTGATCCTATGGATGGTTCGCTGCAGGCCGTAGTTGACCAATCATATAAGCTCGGTAAAGGTTTCGAAGGTGTTCAACAGGTATCGCTTGCATTGGGACAAGCGTGGGCAAAACAAAAACTGCAGGGTGATGAAATTCTGCAATTAGTTGAAGCCGGCGTTCCTGCATGGGATTTGCTTTCTAAAGCTACCGGTAAAAACACGTATGAGTTGCAGCGATTGTCAGAGCAGGGGGCTCTAGGCCGTGATGTTATCAAGCAGCTCATGGATGAAATTGGGAAAGGGGCTGCAGGTTCCGCAGCAGCCAATATGGGAACTCTGTCTGGTTTGGTCTCAAATGCTAGAGATAACATTGACCTTTTCTACCGAAAGGTGGCCGAATCTGGCGCGTTAGATTGGCTGAAAGATCAGTTATCTTCTCTGAACAACGAAGTTCAGAAAATGGTTGATGATGGTCGCCTTGATAAATATGCAAAGCAGATTTCCGATTTCTTAGTAAAAACGGGCGAGAGCACCAAAGGGTTCATATTAAATATCGGTGGCAGCTTTGATGGGTTAATTAATGCCACTACTTTTACTATTCAAGGTTTAAGGATCCTATTTAATACCTTTACTTTGTCGATTAAAGCTGCGGCCACGGCGGCTATGGTTCCCTTGTTGGGCTTTGCCAAAATGCTGGATGGTATGGCTGCCGCTGCCGAGGCGCTTCATTTAGATGGTCTGGCGGGAAAGTTACGATTCGCCTCGGGCGCGATCAAAGCTGAGTTTGATGCATTTGCTGCAGCAGCAAAAGAAGATATGGGAGACATTGCGGACGCATCGTCGAAATTAGCCGGGGAACATAAAACCGCGACTAATGCCATGAAAGACTCAATGCAGGATGCTAGTGACAAGTCAGATCAAACATCCCAAAAAATAATAAGTAATTCAAATGACGTTCAAGACGCGGCGGCTGGTTCTACAGATAAGGTCGGCGAGTTTTTTTCAAAACTAGGTATTGATGCTGAACAAGCGTCTGGAAGAGTGGGGACCGCGGTAACTGAAATTCATGATGGTTTAAATTTAGTCATGGAAAAGGGGAATGTTGCGGGTTCTGCCATTGCTGAAGCTTTATCAAAGGGATTCAGCAGCTCAAAGAACAAAGCAGAAATAGAACTGTTACTGGCAGACATGGAAAAAATGCATTCTGCCGGACAACTGGTTGGTGATGCATATGCTGAATCATTAGGCAAAGCCACAGACGCTGCAAAGAAACTATCAACGACAAATGCCGATGGCATGAAAATGTATGTTGATTTATTGAATCAGCAGAAAGCAGCATATGAGGATTTATACAGAACAACCGGTCTTGAAAAGTACGCCGTTAAAGTCGGTGAGGTAAATACAGAACTTAATAAAACCCTCAAAACGCTCGAAGCAAACAAACTTCAGTCTAACAACTTGGAAGATGCGTTTAATAAGCTGGGTATCACATCAACCGCTGCATTTGAAAAAATGGAAGCAGAAGCCAAAGCAGCCTATGACCAAATAGCAAACTCTGGTGATGCATCGCTAGAGCAGCAACAAGCTGCGTTCATGAAGTACGCGGCTGCGTCTTTAAATGCAACTAATGCCGCAGGCAAATTGCCAGATCCATTGCTGGCATCAAAAGCGGCGGCGGTGGGTTTAAGTGGTGCGCTCGAAAAATTAAAAAGTGATTTAAATAAAACTGGCGCGGCAGCAGAAACCGCAGCTAAACAGCAAGATGTTTTTGCTTACGACACCAAGCGTAACGCTGAAGGGGCATCAACTGCTGTCACAACTGCTACGGCTAAAACGGCATTATTTAAATCAGAGATGATTGACGCCGGTAAAGCGTCTACATATATGGGCATGTCAATTTCGGATTTGAATAAAGAAGTTAACAAGCAGGACGCGACAATTCAAAGGCTGCGACACACTGTTGGCGTGATCCCTGATTCCTTTGGACAATGGATGCTGTCAATTAATAAAGCATCCATAGAAACATATAAGTTTTATGAGAATGCAGCTCGTGGAACCATTGAGATTAAAAAACTGCAAACAGCATTAGCTTCAAACCCTTCAGAAACTCTGATAAACAGAGCTGAAGGCGCAGTCAAAAAATACAAAGAACTTGGTGAGCAAAATCTGTCTGGACTGCGTTCTGCTATCTCTGCTGCCAGATCGCAGATGGATAGCCTGAATTCATCCGTCCAATCCACGCTGAACAGTTTGCGTGATGAAATGGACCAAATGAGCAACAACCAGGTATCTATCGAAAACCGACGTTACCAGGCACAAGTCGCAGATCTGAACGCTAAATTGGAAGAAGCTCGCGCGCTAAAAGACTCAAAATCTATCGCAGATATGAGAGAAGCACTGCAGCTGGCGCAGCAAATCCACAACCAGAAGCTGGCAACCATTTCTGCCGAGAAAGCAGCAGCTGCGGGAAATGCGGCTTCAAATAATACGACTTCATCAAATAATTCAAATACTGCCAGCTCTTCCACATCTGAATCAAATAAAAAGATAACCGTTGAATTAACCAGTGCAGCTGGAAATGCAGAGGTTAGTGTAAATAGTGAATCTGATTTAAATGCCCTTTTAAATTTAATTAAACAGCATGGAATGAGAACAAGATGA